The genomic segment CTGAACCaggaggagggtgtgtgtgtgtgtgtgtgtgtgtgtgtgtgtgtgtgtgtgtgtgtgtggagggggtacCACCCGCCTTTTAAATTCCTGCTCTGGCTGTATTTTCACACCAGAGGGGACAGGGCTGGGTAGTGAGCAGCCTTGAAGGAGGCCTGAGAGTGCCAGGCCAGATGCTGAATTATGAGCCATGTAGAAGGGAAGATCATTGTCTCCCTCACTTCCCACAAGGCAgcaaagaaagtaaaaatgacAGAATGGCTGTGCCATGTGATCAGGAGAGGGAGAACCTGAAATCCTAGTAGACAAAGAACCCCAGCCAATGTGCCAAGGAAAACTGGGTCCGGACGCTTCCATGTCTGCACACGGGGACGGGAGAAAGAGGTCTCTCTGACAGTGCCCAGGGTGCATCCCAAAGAGGCACAGACACTCAGGAACGGCTGAATAAAGCTACATGGCTGGAGCCACAGAGGAGTCATAGGAAGGAGTCTGAGACTGGGGAGTGTCCCGGGGCCTTTGAAGTGTAAGGGGCCTTCAAGGGACAGATAGCTTGGGAAAAGAAGAGTTTATGCTCAGACAAAAGAGGAAGAGGCGGGGCCCAAGGGAAGTAAGAGCTGcgtaaggggaaaaaaaaaaatctctgttctGGCTCATTTTTGAGACTGGTCTAGCTGCCCCAAGACAGACAGTGGGCTTGGCAAAAACACACCTCAGACAGGAAGGGTGGCTGAGGAGAGATTCAGCTGGCGGCTGCTCAGGGCGGCTGCTCCAGCTCTCCCTCTTCCTTGCTTCAACCCACAAAGCCGGGCCAGGTCCAGCAAGCCCCCGTTGCTGGGGCCCTCTATAGCTGAGCGAGGTGTTTGGATGCCTGACGGAAAGCCCCAACTGTCCTCAAGCGGTGTGTGGTGGGCTCTGGGGGCATCCGTCAGGGGCTCACCTCCGTATGAGGCATAATTCTGCCCACACTTTCAGCCTTCTGCTCCAGGGTGTCCTCGGGGTAGTTCATGAAGGTCACGGGACTGTTCTCTGTGGTTCCATAAACAACCTAGAGGGGCCAGAAAGACGGCTTGGAGGGAACTGAGGGAGAGCAGAGGGCTGAGATGACCTACCCTGGGGAGCTGAATGGTGAGATCCGGGGTGAGGGGAcaggagccagaggtcaggagCCAGAAGTGCAGATCTCTGCAGGGCCCCCCGGTCTGAAATAAACTTGGGAATAGAAAGCCAGTCTCTGATGGCCAGGGTTCTGTCACTCCCCTGTGGCGCCTGTGGCTTCTGGCATCAGCAGTACCCATActtcttttctcccatctccagGTTGATTCAGTCCTACCTTCTCGATTTCAGGCCACCacatcctctgtctctctcttcctagcCAAAGGCCCCATAAACTTGATGAGAAAGCCAGCCTGCTTTGCTTGATCTAGCTGGGAGcagtacagacacacagacacaactcCCCTCCAACTTGGGACAAGCGCCTGGTCTTAGGATGGGTGCCCTTGAAAGTTCTGGAGACTTTTCCTATGCATTTAttttaatcaaaacaaaaatatagccCAAGCAGAATTTAAAGGGCCTGTGGCACCTCCAGTGGTTAGAACATCCTGTGCAACAGAAAAACTAGCAGCCAGCCTAAATACCATCAGAGAATATTCTAGGCCAAGAACGACCCACATACCCTGCATTCTAGAGGCAAGGGGTCAGAGGAGCTTAGGGAAGAACAGGCCTGGAGACCAAACCCCATAACTATGTATTGGGTGTCATGAGGTCTAGATATTTTGTACTCTATCAGGTCTCTGCTGGTGGCCTCCATTCCTGTGTATCAGGTGGTGTGGTTCTGGCATAGTTGGGGTATGGTTCCTCTACCACCTCCCAAAACAGACAGCACCTCTTGCCAGGCAATCCAGAGCTCACCCTGGGCCAAAACTGTAACCTGCCTGCTCACCCAGCCTTCTCCACAGGGCTCCAGACAGTGTGGCTGGCGAGGGAACAGAAGCCCGGTCCACTAGGGCGAGGCTGCCCACAGCCTCGCATCTGGCCCAGGTTTGTCGCCTGTAGCCagcaccccacctcccaccagcTCACACAGTCCTGGGGTCATTGCCCAGGTCTGGCCTCTGCCAAGTACACATTGGCGCCACTGGGCTGCCACTATGAGACCCCCTTAGGGGTGGGTCCTAACCacggggggaggggaggatccAGAAATGGGGATATTTGGGGAgattaaggaagggaatgtgcAACCGTGCTTGTTCAGTAGCCTGTGGttcactccacacacacaccaattcccACTTTTCTGTTTAGCCCTAGAAAAGGGGAACGCGGGTGCAAAGGACAAACTAGGAAGCCCAGAACTAAGAGAGAGGGGTCATGGGAAAGCCCACAACCTGGGCTCCTACAAGGAGAAGGGGCAGAGGCCAGCGCACCATTGTCAACCAGCATCATTAACCAGGTCTCCCATCTCCTCGGGGTGAACTGAGGAGGGTCTACCCAGAAGCGGGAGCCCAAACCACAGAGATGCTCTCACGCTTCGCCTGCAGGGCACAAACAGCCCCATCCATTAAAGCACCGCTGGCAGACAGCGGCGAGACGCATCCGGCTGTCGggccccacttcctccctccctgagtCCAGGGTGACCTGTCTGCCAAGggtgtatgggggagggggacGCGGAGTCTCAAACTTGAGCAAATAAATAAGTTCTGGGAACGCCTCCCTCTGCCCAGTGGAAATTCAGAGGTCCTCAACACATCTATTGCCCCACCACAAGGGTGGGGGGTCCAGGTAGAGGAGGATAGGGAGAAGTGATGCATGGAGTTTGTGAGCCGGAAGCAAGGGGCTGGGGCTCAGGAAAAGGGTCCCCAACACTTCACATGATCTCCTGCTGTGGAAAGAGCCCCTAGTCCTCGAGGACAGGGGGCGCATTTCTGGGCGGGAGGGGGTTAAGTCAGTGGCTTCGATGCTCCACGTAGTAGCTGGCTGGGCTGCCAGCTGCGGTCAGGGCTGCCCTATAAATGGGCCGAGAGACCCAAGAATCTAGGACTTGCCGCTGCCagcgccccgccgccgccgccgccgcagccccCAGCCCTGACTCCAGGCGTCCCGGCCATGGCCCGTGTGCTCTTACTCAGTCTGAGCTtctttgccatcctcctgccggCGCTGGCCGCCTGCCCCCAGAACTGCCACTGCCATGGCGACCTGCAGCATGTCATCTGTGACAAGGTGGGGCTGCAGAAGATCCCCAAGGTGTCGGAGACAACCAAACTGCTCAACCTCCAGCGCAACAACTTCCCCGTGCTGGCTGCCAACTCGTTTCGGACCATGCCGAACCTGGTCTCGCTGCACCTGCAGCATTGCAACATCCGCGAGGTGGCCGCCGGTGCCTTCCGAGGCCTGAAGCAGCTCATCTACCTGTACCTGTCCCACAATGACATCCGGGTGCTGCGAGCTGGAGCCTTCGACGACCTGACTGAACTCACTTACCTCTATCTAGACCACAACAAGGTTTCGGAGCTGCCCCGGGGTCTGCTCTCCCCTTTGGTCAACCTTTTCATCTTGCAgctcaacaataacaaaatccgAGAGCTGCGAGCTGGAGCCTTCCAGGGTGCCAAGGACCTGCGCTGGCTCTACCTGTCAGAAAACGCCCTCAGTTCCCTGCAGCCTGGAGCCCTGGATGATGTGGAGAACCTCGCCAAGTTCCACCTGGACAAGAACCAGCTGTCTAGCTACCCCTCAGCTGCCCTGAGCAAACTTCGGGTGGTGGAGGAGCTGAAGCTGTCCCACAACCCTCTGAAGAGCATCCCAGACAACGCCTTCCAGTCCTTCGGCAGATACCTGGAGACCCTCTGGCTAGACAACACCAACCTGGAGAAGGTGAGTGCCCTGGCTGCAGAGTTCTCCTGGCTCCTGCTCTGCtgggaggccagcctagtctctcCTCCTGGACTCCTTGCCCCCGCCCCCCAATTATCAAAGCAAGGAGCcctgccatctctctctctctctctctctctctcagactgaCACATCACCCaaccccatccctctctccctcacctgGTCACTATGCTTCTCAGTAATACTCTCTCGGGACTCCTCCTTATAAGAGATGGGCTGTTCTGGTCTCACAAATGGCTTCTGGGGAGGTGTCTGCCCCCAAATCCCACACTGAGCAGCAGGCATCTCTTCCTGTCGAGATTTCCACCCCTCCTCTGCCGCCGTTTTCCCAGGCTCCGGTAAGCCTGCCATCCCATAAAGGAAGGTTTGTCCACTGAGGTACCTTACAGAGAGGCTGAGTGACTCCGACTCACAAAGAGTCCCTGTTCCTGGTGGGGCTGGCCAGTGTGCTAAGgtaaaatgaggggctggagggggggggCGGCAAATGCCTTTAGGGGACTTCTTCCACACTCTCGGAGACCCTGATGGATGCCCCATCCCCTCTGTGGGTCCGAACACACCCAATTTTACTGCAAGCTCAGGTCCAACTGAATAGGAAAACAGACCAAAGGCTCCACCAAGATGCAGGCTTGGTGCTCGTGGGGCCCGTGAAGGAACACACGTGATCCTCGGCGCACCCCCTAAAGTGTCTCCTCACAGAACAGACTGACTGTCTCACTGTCCCCCAGACAGTGTGTTGACTTTTGTCTTCCCTGGTCATTAGACCTCTGTCCCCTTCTCATCCCCCACTGGGATGATCCGTCTAGCCAGGTGGGGCTATGTAGGAGCAAAATCCTTTTCTTGGAACTAGAAAGTCACCCCCCTGGCACACAGTTTCAGCCAGGAGGTTTGGGCAGGGACCAGAACAAGATAGAGGACAGTTTGGTTACTAGGGAATGTCACATCTCAACCTGGGCTGTGAGAGAGGACACAGACGGGGGCTCAGGGCAGAAGCTAATCTGGGCAGGGGTAATCTTGTCTGGGTAGATAGAGCTTTCTGTCTGGGTGTGTCTTCTTCAGCCCGGCCTCACTCCAGTTGAAGGCAGACCACCCTAGTGCCAGAGAGGTGGGCAGTAGAACAATTTGGAATGGGGAGCCCAGACAGGAACTGTGGCACCAGGGCTCAGATGAGGGCACCAATACATTTCCTCTGGAGCCGTCCATTCTGGCCAAAGTCCCCACCAAGGTGGCTCCACAAATAGCATctggcagagggcagaggagcaATGAGGACAGTACTGGGGGAAATCCTGGGACCCTGGGGATGTGGGGAGCCTGGGCTCACTGCCCATCCCACCAAACACTACCCAGGTTCACTGTGTGCCAGCCTGGGCTCTCCGAGCCAAGCTCTGGCTGCTCCCCAGACCCAGTGTTTGTGCAGGGAGGGTGCTGTCTTGGAGGTGGGGGGCAAGGTGTGGCCCCGCAGCTACTGTTTACTGGCTAGGTGATCCTGGCCAAAGGCCTGAACATTTTCCATCTACATATTGGAAAGGACACCTTCCATCTCCAAAGGGTGTTGTGGATTACATCATCTAGACAACTTGGTCATTCTTCTTGGAAAATCGCAGCTCCTCAACAGGCTGCTTGTGTCCAGGCCTCCGGCCTCTGAGGAGAGAGCTAGGAGAGCCTGGACTGGAGatgaggctctctctctctcacttctgcCTTCCATACCTCCCAGATCTCAGATGGTGCCTTCCTGGGTGTGACCACactgaaacacgtccatctggaGAACAATCGCCTGAACCAATTGCCCTCTACCTTCCCCTTCGACAACCTGGAGACCCTCACTCTCACCAACAACCCATGGAAATGCACCTGCCGGCTCCGTGGCCTTCGGCGGTAAGCATTTTCCTCCACATATCCTCAGTTTCTCCTTCGCATGAAGGTCCTGCGGTAGGACAGCCTGGACACACGTCCTAGTTGGCTACCTAGTGggtttgggaccaagtggctccGTTTTCTCACTTGTCACATGAAGATGACAGTTCCAGATTTTTCTAGGGCCGAGTCCATCCTGGTCACTGTCCTTTCCCCGAGTGTCCCCACCCAGCTTCCCCAAGTCCAGCAACTCTTGGTCTCCGCAGGTGGTTGGAAGCCAAGACTTCTCGGCCAGATGCCACCTGCTCCTCGCCAGCCAAGGTCAAGGGTCAGCGTATTCGTGACACAGACGCCCTCCGCAGCTGCAAATCCCCCACCAAGAGGTCCAAGAAAGCCGGCCGCCATTAAACAGGTGGGGGCCGGGCAGGGAGGCCACCACTGTCTGCCTCTGGAGAGTCCAGCCAGGGTACTGCTACCTCCCATGACGCCATCTCTGGAGGGGCGATCAGACCCTCTGTCTTACAGGAAAAGGAGGGGAGGCCTGGGTCTCCCCCTCCAAGGGCTTGGCCTAGGATTTCTACCATTCTCTCTGATGCCATCTGGGTGACTGAAGACCTAACAACCATCCTTCCTTTACTGCAGGTCCTGTCTCAGCCAGTCCTGGTGACTGTCTTCTGCTGGAGTGACTACTGACTTCCCTCCCTACCACCCACACCTTCTCCCACAGCCTCTGCCGATGCACAGAGCTGCCCACACCTAGACACATCCTGGCAGGGAGCCCTGGACTCTTTGTTACCACCCTAATTCCACCTAATGGGGTCCAAGGGAGGACGCAGCACCTCTCCCCAGGCACTGTGCATGGCTCCTCTCAGGAAAGCCAGTGCAGAACTCCCTACCCTGGGTCTCTCAGGGCCAAAATGCAGTGGTCACTGGGATGGCCACACCCCTATAACCACCTTCCCCAGGTCCCGCCTCCCCTGCCATTTGGAAACAAACATCAGGCCCTTGTCCCACCCTCACTGCCAGAAAGGATTTCAAGCCCATGTCCCCAGTCCCTGCCTGCCAGGACGTGCTAACAGGATACAGTGCTTGGCTGCACCTCCTCCCATGCTGCATTTCTGCCCCAGATTtctataaacataattttatgtgtgtataacaTTCACTCCCTCTCACTTTCCCCTACACCTCACCAGGCGTTAGTTAATAAGCTCACAGTTTTGCCTCACCTCTGCTCCAGGAAGCGGAGAACAACCTGGAGGTTCACCTTGGGGCTTCTGGTCTCGCTTATCAGTCCCTACTCACTACAGGCCTGGCCTTTCCCAGACCTACCCGGGCTCTGACCACCACTCACCACCAGCTCCTTCATGTTCATCTTGTTGATGATGGCTCGGATCAACTCCgggggtgctggggacccagcaATCACACCTGAATC from the Peromyscus eremicus chromosome 8a, PerEre_H2_v1, whole genome shotgun sequence genome contains:
- the Chad gene encoding chondroadherin; its protein translation is MARVLLLSLSFFAILLPALAACPQNCHCHGDLQHVICDKVGLQKIPKVSETTKLLNLQRNNFPVLAANSFRTMPNLVSLHLQHCNIREVAAGAFRGLKQLIYLYLSHNDIRVLRAGAFDDLTELTYLYLDHNKVSELPRGLLSPLVNLFILQLNNNKIRELRAGAFQGAKDLRWLYLSENALSSLQPGALDDVENLAKFHLDKNQLSSYPSAALSKLRVVEELKLSHNPLKSIPDNAFQSFGRYLETLWLDNTNLEKISDGAFLGVTTLKHVHLENNRLNQLPSTFPFDNLETLTLTNNPWKCTCRLRGLRRWLEAKTSRPDATCSSPAKVKGQRIRDTDALRSCKSPTKRSKKAGRH